One Dunckerocampus dactyliophorus isolate RoL2022-P2 chromosome 15, RoL_Ddac_1.1, whole genome shotgun sequence genomic window, GGCAGCAATGAATGACTGCCTGAGCGGGACACATTGGGCTCAGTCATGACAGAATCCAGGGATGCATTCACCCGCTGGATGCGAGACCTCAGCAGGCAAGAATGGGCCTGTGAGGGAGACGGAATACAGTCAAActcttatttcttttttttttccaccattaATATAACATTGAGGAGAGTGGAGTACCTTTGCTACACCTTCATGGCAGGAGTGGACCCCACTTTTGGTCTCTTTCCGTGCCTTGTTCTCTTCTAGCTTCTGTTGGTACCAGCGTCGGGCCTTCTCCAGAATCTCCAGACCGCAACACAAAGCGTCTTTCTCCTTTTCTAGATCCTTTAGATGCTTAATCTGAAGGAGGCGGTGCAAAAGTCCAGTCTCTGTCTATACTGTATTTCGGAGTGCATTTATTTGAATATACTGCACGCACACGTTGTATATTTGCAGCAAGGTGACAGTGTGTTTCCGCTGAACTGTTATTCTGAGCCTTGAGCGGGAAGCTGACAACGCATCACCACCCAGACCAACCATCACACGCTGTGCCGAGGTGGAAAAACTGACTACTAATACACCGATGAGCTGTATGATTGCCCTCATTATACGacaataatacagtaaaaaataataGATTCAAATTTACTGTCATGACTAAAAGCTAGTTAAGAAATAGCTAGACACACAACTTCAAAATGGATGAAGGGTTAGTACATGGGCGAAGGAAACACCCGTAACATTTCCAGGCATCAGGATGAAGGCGCAGATAcaaaaatgtttagttttttaaaaatgtctttatatttccattttttggggggttattttaaaaaataaaaagtacatacagtataaataattacaaataatgggaaatatttttaaataaaatacatttaaaaaatcatttatatattattttaaatatatatcaaataaacaacttaaaaatataAACTAACATCATTTAATTGGACTTCATAATAGACTAGTCTTTACTTGCCTTGCAGTAGGCAAATTCCATTTTACAGATTATTCCAATGATTGTATTATTAGAATAATGAATTTTATTATACGTTCACCATattataaaaaattataaaacacTTAGCTGCCATATTATCATTGGTGTTGTATATtctgtatatatgtattggtattttttttttctgtaattttcCACTTAATTAATACATGACCCTGatcaaaataattcaataaattCATAACAACAAATACAAATCAAGTAAAACACGTTTTAAatgaaagaaacacaaaaaagcaaataagTCTTCATTTGTCCTGCATTGGTGacaattttaatatataaaaaatagattaaaaatatacatatataagaatcagcctatttaaaaaaatacatcaataatAATTAAACATCTACAGACAGCAGAATGCAAGAAGGCATCAAAATAGTATGatgattattgtaattattttattattgttataataaCGAATGATGTTATATGTTGGCCatgaatattataatattacaaattatgAGCAATTTAGCTGTCGCATTGTTAACATTGTTGAATACTTGTTGCACATACATGTACTTTAAAGAGTCAAACAACAGCGTGCAAACATTGAAGTGCATTGTGTTTCGCGCACTGACATTGAATAAATAAGACGCCGTCCCCGGTCGAGCAGTCACACCCACCTGCGTACATTTAGTCCGTTCTTAACCGCTTTCTTACAAGCCGGTACTTGCTTGGACCGTCCTTTTGACACACGCATACCGTACGGTACAATAagttactttttcattttgttcatttaacaTGGTCTCCTGCCACATTAAGCACTTGCTAGTACCAAACGGGCGGCGCTAAATTGTGCTTGAAGGACACAAACGTACCAGTAGACGTGTCTCTTACCCACAGGTAGAATCGAAGCGCGTCCAGGCTGTAGAGGCTGCTCCTTAGTGGGATGATGACCACGGTGTAGGAGCGGGAGGAGGCCGCAGCAGCAGGAGGACACGCCATGGagacaaacaaacatcacaGCGCTgcaacacaggaaaaaaaatgatttgtcgtgtgtgtgtgtgtgtgtgtgtgtgtgtgtgtgtgtgtaagagagagagagagcaggcAGAGACAGCACGGTGTCCTCAGGGCGAGGCATTGAAAAATTCCACATGTCTCTGCCATTACTGCTAAAGCCACAATGACAGGAGCGAGAGAGCAGGGGAAACGATAAGCACATATACAAATGAACAGGGAAAACAGTGTGAAAGTGCTTTTTAGGAGTATTAAATACGTTGAGTAAGTGTTGTTCTGTCTGCCTTTTAAGGTGCAGCACTTTGTCCCAACATGCTGCCAGGAATGTGACACTAGGGAGACGATAGAGCATACAGTTAGGGGTGTGTCCTTCACACATAtgtatattctttttttgttgtatcaTGCGCGGATGGGTGCACTGGCAGGCATGTAATTAGCTGGTCAACGCCTGCACAGATAATCAATAAATGTCACGTGTATTTagatttatttcttcttctttcagcCATTAATTTTGTCATATTAGTGTTATAAGAAAGCCGATATAAATATAACTTatcatttaattaaatgtatgttattaatgagaaatgtgctatttttttaGTGTGGGAAGCTTTCCAGTTGTATTTCCCAACGTTGACCAGCAGAGAGCGCTGTGCACGTAAGCTAAAGCAGTACGCTTTGCAGTTGCGATTCCAACTGTTCGCCAGCAGAGGGTGCCGTTATAACTGAACTATGGCAGAGGGCGGCACAACAGTTCAGGGAgcattgtgttgtatttttcaaCGCTAAAAGCAGAAACAAAACAGTAGTTATTAAAATACCCTCACTTTTTGTAGTCAATATCACTCAAAACTCACCTTTTTAACTTGTCAGAGAGgtagtaattaaaaaatatgtcaatTCATGTAGTTGTAGTTATGCGTACAACACTGCACTGCCGCATAAAGTGCAGTTTCATACAAATTCACACATACAAATGGAATGAATACAACTCAAACAAAGCCTTATAGTTGCAGGTGTtcctaattatttattttagtgcAGTGCGGCCAGCAGCTTTTTCTTTTATATGCCAGCGccacattataaaaatacaattacacatgaaaaccaaaaaaacaaaacagcaaaagccataataataataataataataataataacaacaacacactTTGGGGGTATTGTTCGAAAGGGGCTCAACcgacccaggctttgtgcttaAGACGCTTCTCAAGAAAAGCTAAATTCTCCAAACAAAATTGAACGGTActtcaacttactttgtcaagtccggttttcggctttgtgctacgtgagcgttcacatgaaagggggcgtttgacgtcatattgtTGTACCACTCCAAAAATGTAGCCATCCCGGCTGGAGGAGGTAgcactgattattatactaacttTACCCtcctagtcttttcatttatcgacactcaacattgcacaaatgaaatattttaaaatgctgtatctcgttgtgaccactagatggcagtgttttgcgCGTGACGTGTTTAGCGGCGacctttgtcattttttcttcGTTAGAATAAAACAAGTGTTTGagtgcagttgattgatgcatcatagtgtttattcctccaggaaatattgtaatataagaagactaacgggctgagtagtcacgcaaggactcctgtgacatttacacctgctaatcattaatatttcatcCTGGTCGCCACCAGGTTATGactttagcctaagttaccatggtgatacagctgctttaatagagagctaccttcgctgaacaggcAAGTACGGcgttccactcaacacagctcgctaatcCACTAAAGAATACCCCCATAgtcactgataacacaaagcgtatttctttaaatacatactgtataactttATATGTACATGGGGAAATGGTCCAAGTAGTCCTTTGATTATTTAGTGTGCGGGCCTCAGTGGATACATTTAAAAAGCATACTTGTGCATACTTTTCGGGGAACTGTATTATCTCTCCTTTCAGCGGCCTCTTGCACTTGGAGATGATGATTTTCCACAGTGGGCCCCATTAAGGGGGCGACGTTCACTCCCTTGTCACACACAATGTGAATTTGTTCCTCCGggctacattttatttatgatgttgatgataaaaatacacacgGCCTATTACTTGCGTTTACGG contains:
- the sapcd1 gene encoding suppressor APC domain-containing protein 1, whose translation is MACPPAAAASSRSYTVVIIPLRSSLYSLDALRFYLWIKHLKDLEKEKDALCCGLEILEKARRWYQQKLEENKARKETKSGVHSCHEGVAKAHSCLLRSRIQRVNASLDSVMTEPNVSRSGSHSLLPDAAAHSALRWQHTVLTQKVSHNNQRISMLEMEKDALLEQLYEVQAH